A single region of the Gephyromycinifex aptenodytis genome encodes:
- a CDS encoding glycosyltransferase → MNATPVTTSIVIPYYADQTSLDIVLAALAAQTYPTACMEVIVADDGSPQPPQLGSRPYASRLVRQEDRGFRAAAARNLGAAVASGQVVCFLDGDTIPEPDYVATMTARVASSGALVVGRRRHADLRGLSSAQVVAWLARQSAGAPAQAGDPSVLAEPAWLAQGYADSDNLRAADERSYRFVISAVLAMPAELFARVGGFDASFVGYGGEDWELANRLWLAGADLRYEPAAVAWHDGPDIAGREVGLSEQQREQARREKNAETLRCAHLITEPGARDPGLVWEYPDIVVTLDDRGYSPAQVMRCVSDLVRGSDARVWLRDGALLTGGGWPSTDLRVVAGPPPAAALARARFQVQVDRPVILTGASLAQLCAHAPCDFDAGVRIRRTRDLARGIDQVAVGDACAVVALTEEPSLEAWWGWQRGVAQ, encoded by the coding sequence GTGAACGCCACACCCGTCACGACCTCGATCGTGATCCCTTACTACGCAGACCAAACAAGCCTGGACATCGTGTTGGCCGCGTTGGCGGCTCAGACGTACCCGACCGCCTGCATGGAGGTCATCGTCGCCGACGACGGCTCCCCGCAACCCCCGCAGCTGGGGTCACGGCCGTATGCGAGCCGGTTGGTGCGGCAAGAAGATCGCGGTTTTCGGGCGGCGGCCGCCCGCAACCTGGGCGCGGCCGTGGCAAGCGGCCAGGTGGTGTGTTTCCTGGATGGCGACACCATCCCCGAGCCGGACTATGTGGCGACCATGACAGCGCGGGTGGCCAGCAGTGGCGCGCTCGTGGTGGGGCGGCGGCGGCACGCCGACCTGCGGGGCCTGTCCAGTGCGCAGGTGGTGGCGTGGCTGGCGCGTCAAAGTGCGGGCGCCCCAGCCCAGGCCGGTGACCCGTCGGTGCTGGCCGAACCCGCGTGGCTCGCGCAGGGCTATGCCGACAGCGACAACCTGCGTGCTGCCGATGAGCGTTCCTATCGGTTCGTCATCTCCGCGGTGCTGGCCATGCCGGCGGAACTGTTCGCCCGGGTAGGCGGCTTCGATGCCTCCTTCGTCGGGTACGGCGGGGAGGATTGGGAACTGGCCAACCGACTCTGGTTGGCCGGCGCCGACCTGCGTTACGAGCCGGCCGCCGTGGCCTGGCATGACGGGCCCGACATCGCCGGGCGTGAGGTGGGACTGAGCGAGCAGCAGCGTGAGCAGGCGCGGCGCGAGAAGAACGCCGAGACGTTGCGCTGCGCTCACCTGATCACCGAACCGGGGGCGCGTGATCCCGGTCTGGTCTGGGAGTACCCGGACATCGTGGTCACGCTGGATGATCGCGGGTACTCACCGGCCCAGGTGATGCGCTGCGTCAGCGACCTGGTGCGTGGCAGCGACGCGCGGGTGTGGTTGCGCGATGGCGCACTACTCACCGGCGGCGGGTGGCCCAGTACCGACTTGCGGGTGGTGGCCGGTCCGCCCCCGGCGGCTGCGCTTGCCCGAGCCCGGTTCCAAGTGCAGGTCGATCGGCCCGTCATCCTCACCGGGGCGAGCCTGGCGCAATTGTGCGCCCACGCGCCCTGCGATTTCGATGCCGGGGTGCGCATCCGGCGCACTCGTGACCTGGCCCGAGGAATCGACCAGGTCGCTGTCGGCGATGCCTGCGCCGTGGTCGCGCTCACCGAAGAGCCGTCCTTGGAGGCGTGGTGGGGTTGGCAGCGTGGAGTCGCGCAGTAG